A genomic window from Aestuariirhabdus litorea includes:
- a CDS encoding GMC family oxidoreductase N-terminal domain-containing protein has protein sequence MIIQGHEIHSHLKLKTHSVVIGSGAGGGVAAYHLAAAGVDTLVLEEGGYFQARDFNQREEDMMPALYRSGGQQTTTDGMIYVWQGSCFGGSTVINTADATPIEAEVLHHWQQKFGLTELTEESLTASYERVYKDLNVHRLEDRILNRNNNVLLETADRLGYKAGVFNSNRKGCIGSGYCFSGCSYDAKQGTNLTYLPRASALGASIYTDVRVDRIEPLFGGTYRIHASVLERGTRALRLPITIDAERIILAAGTVHTPAILKRSGLDKGLPQLGRNISLQPQLGISAQFDASDKMISWRGAPQSVYMSEFDDNRADHGLGGFRMEGVGGLPGVLGAFSSAIGQEHKRMMQAYPHTHYSALLVPDQPTGTMDWEWGADGKVKPKIHYRPTAEWVQRLKTGMKTATEFLFEAGARQVNYNSAVYPSLTSPDQLSRIDELPVEPGMVQLTSAHVQGSCRIGLDASTGVVNQDLKLHNLDNIYVVDGSVMPTTSSTHTMIPIMVMSDRAMHKMLNP, from the coding sequence ATGATTATTCAAGGTCATGAGATTCACTCTCACCTCAAACTCAAAACCCACTCTGTGGTGATCGGCTCAGGCGCGGGTGGCGGCGTGGCCGCCTATCACCTCGCCGCTGCCGGGGTCGACACCCTCGTCCTCGAAGAGGGGGGGTACTTCCAGGCCCGGGATTTCAACCAGCGCGAAGAGGATATGATGCCGGCCCTGTATCGTTCCGGGGGGCAACAGACCACCACCGATGGCATGATCTACGTCTGGCAGGGCTCCTGCTTCGGCGGCTCCACCGTCATTAACACCGCCGACGCCACCCCCATCGAAGCCGAGGTGCTGCACCACTGGCAGCAGAAATTCGGCCTCACCGAGCTGACCGAGGAGAGCCTGACCGCCTCCTACGAGCGGGTCTACAAGGATCTCAACGTCCACCGGCTGGAGGATCGAATCCTCAACCGCAACAACAACGTGTTACTGGAGACCGCCGATCGCCTCGGCTACAAGGCGGGCGTGTTTAACTCCAACCGCAAGGGCTGCATCGGCAGCGGGTACTGCTTCTCCGGCTGCTCCTACGACGCCAAGCAGGGCACCAACCTCACCTACCTGCCCCGTGCCTCGGCGTTGGGGGCCTCGATCTACACCGATGTGCGGGTTGACCGCATCGAGCCGCTGTTCGGTGGCACCTATCGCATTCACGCCAGTGTGCTGGAGCGAGGCACCCGCGCCCTCCGGCTGCCGATCACCATCGACGCCGAGCGCATCATCCTCGCGGCCGGTACCGTCCACACCCCCGCCATTCTCAAGCGTTCGGGCCTGGACAAGGGGCTCCCCCAGCTGGGGCGCAACATCTCCCTGCAGCCGCAGCTCGGCATCTCCGCGCAGTTCGACGCCTCCGACAAAATGATCTCCTGGCGCGGCGCCCCCCAGTCGGTCTACATGAGCGAGTTCGATGACAACCGCGCCGACCACGGCCTGGGCGGTTTCCGCATGGAGGGGGTGGGTGGACTGCCCGGTGTACTGGGAGCCTTCTCCTCCGCCATCGGCCAGGAGCATAAGCGGATGATGCAGGCCTATCCCCATACCCACTATTCGGCGCTGCTGGTGCCCGACCAGCCCACCGGCACCATGGACTGGGAGTGGGGGGCGGACGGTAAAGTCAAACCCAAAATCCACTACCGCCCAACGGCCGAATGGGTTCAGCGCCTCAAGACCGGCATGAAAACCGCCACCGAGTTTCTCTTCGAGGCGGGCGCCAGACAGGTCAACTACAACAGCGCGGTCTATCCCTCGCTCACCAGCCCAGACCAGCTCTCGCGGATCGATGAACTGCCGGTGGAGCCGGGAATGGTGCAGTTGACCTCCGCCCACGTACAGGGCAGTTGCCGCATCGGCCTGGACGCCAGCACCGGCGTTGTCAACCAGGACCTCAAACTGCATAACCTGGATAACATCTACGTGGTCGACGGTTCGGTGATGCCCACCACCAGCTCAACCCACACCATGATCCCGATTATGG
- a CDS encoding gluconate 2-dehydrogenase subunit 3 family protein, which translates to MGNHRSLPSATRRLFLQQSMLALAALVAPSQLLAMENAAVNLGPRRLRVLSADEDRILAVVADTLIPQGGAFDTGARDIDLALRIDHYLDPTDNDLLTGLRGALLFVEHKSPELIGAPSPFSALSASERERCLLALKEAGPVAVSVFAALRGLCLFYFYTDEHSWPHIGYDGPLIAQSAPNPKNGG; encoded by the coding sequence ATGGGTAATCATCGATCTCTGCCCTCCGCGACCCGCCGCCTGTTCCTGCAACAGTCGATGCTGGCACTGGCCGCTCTGGTGGCACCGTCACAACTGCTGGCCATGGAGAACGCCGCCGTGAACCTGGGCCCCCGCAGGCTGCGGGTACTCTCAGCGGATGAGGACCGAATCCTGGCGGTGGTCGCCGACACCCTCATCCCCCAAGGCGGCGCCTTCGATACCGGGGCCCGGGATATTGACCTGGCCCTGCGTATCGACCACTACCTGGACCCCACCGACAACGACCTGCTGACCGGCCTGCGCGGCGCCCTGCTGTTTGTCGAACACAAGTCCCCCGAGTTGATCGGTGCCCCATCCCCCTTCTCGGCGCTGTCCGCCAGCGAGCGGGAGCGCTGCCTGCTGGCCCTCAAGGAGGCAGGACCGGTTGCGGTCAGCGTGTTTGCCGCCCTGCGGGGTCTGTGCCTCTTCTACTTCTATACCGATGAGCACAGCTGGCCCCATATCGGCTACGACGGTCCCCTGATTGCGCAAAGCGCCCCTAACCCCAAAAACGGTGGTTGA
- a CDS encoding AraC family transcriptional regulator, with amino-acid sequence MSQASNRLKVKSSALMGFNPLCRRLQINPVSLLAAEGLSSTVLRSNDLMIDYNSFAHLLNRGADSADFPLFGLALSTYQGLKTFGPLGLLASQAATVADSLEVIKKFFHFHALGVSLTTTLLEREAQLAIEFDLDPSIGLEQVVEVSLGLGYNVLREMAPDTMRGARIHFRHSPLVPPEAYRQYIDAEIRFGQSKDAIVFPPRLLRQPPRPASDALKRYLESFLEQESQGREQPLPHKVSRLIYELIPTGEATLTTIAPMLGLNIRTLQRELKLIGTEFRTLLDQVRFEIARESLAADTPITDIALNLGYSELSAFSRAFKRWSGLSPLQWRQRAQQTGNP; translated from the coding sequence GTGTCCCAGGCCAGCAATAGGCTCAAGGTGAAAAGCAGCGCCTTGATGGGGTTTAACCCCCTCTGCCGACGCCTGCAGATCAACCCCGTCAGCCTGTTGGCCGCCGAGGGGCTGTCGAGCACCGTGTTACGCTCCAACGACCTGATGATCGACTACAACAGCTTTGCCCACCTGTTAAACCGGGGGGCCGACAGTGCCGATTTCCCTCTTTTTGGGCTCGCGCTCTCCACCTACCAGGGGCTAAAAACCTTTGGCCCCCTGGGGCTGCTTGCCTCCCAGGCGGCGACGGTGGCCGACAGCCTTGAAGTGATCAAGAAGTTTTTCCACTTTCACGCGCTGGGGGTCAGCTTGACCACCACCCTGCTGGAGAGGGAGGCGCAACTGGCGATCGAGTTTGATCTCGACCCCTCGATCGGCCTGGAGCAGGTGGTCGAGGTCAGCCTCGGTCTCGGTTACAACGTCCTCCGGGAGATGGCCCCCGACACCATGCGGGGTGCACGCATCCACTTCCGGCATTCACCACTGGTGCCCCCCGAGGCGTATCGCCAGTACATCGATGCCGAGATACGCTTTGGCCAGAGCAAAGACGCCATCGTCTTCCCTCCCCGCCTGCTCCGGCAGCCCCCACGCCCCGCCTCAGATGCCCTCAAACGCTACCTGGAATCGTTTCTGGAGCAGGAATCCCAGGGGCGCGAGCAGCCGCTGCCCCATAAGGTGTCGCGGCTGATCTACGAACTGATCCCGACCGGTGAGGCCACCCTCACCACCATCGCTCCCATGCTGGGGCTCAATATCCGCACCCTGCAACGCGAGCTGAAGCTGATCGGCACGGAGTTCCGCACCCTGCTGGACCAGGTGCGTTTTGAGATCGCCCGCGAGTCCCTGGCGGCGGACACCCCGATCACCGACATCGCCCTCAACCTGGGCTACTCGGAGTTGAGCGCCTTCTCGCGGGCCTTCAAACGCTGGTCCGGTCTATCCCCTTTGCAGTGGCGCCAACGCGCCCAGCAAACGGGTAACCCCTAG
- a CDS encoding coniferyl aldehyde dehydrogenase, which produces MSNTALKVANEPSRIDFLFDKQRQASRSQAGAYPSLQERLAHLDTLEQLLESNQDAICEAINRDFGNRCAQETKLAEISMLLGNIAYVKKHLKGWVKPQKRHVGLGFLGAKNQVIPQPKGVIGVVAPWNYPLQLTVGPAIFALAAGNRVIIKMAANSQNLCRLMDELTAKVFDESVLAFVPGVSAGEFTARPWDHLVFTGSPETGKTVMETAARYLTPVTLELGGKSPTIVAPDFDLRTAAERMLFGKLLNAGQTCTAPDYLFLPRGSVDEFIGHAKAIVAERYGRADSGDYTSIIDGKAFSRLCSTLEDATAKGAKTVPLTQGDTPNPETRKLPPQIVLDVTAEMVIMQDEIFGPLLPIKPYDSIDEVIDYINANERPLALYLFSNNKALQEKVVYNTVSGGVSVNDTLLHVAQHDMPFGGIGNSGMGHYHGKEGFIEFSKLRPVFKQARNSGILMLAPPYGPRFEKLMKLMIRFRL; this is translated from the coding sequence ATGAGTAACACCGCATTGAAAGTCGCTAATGAACCGAGTCGCATCGATTTCCTGTTTGACAAGCAACGGCAGGCATCTCGCTCCCAGGCGGGCGCCTACCCCAGTCTGCAGGAGCGCCTTGCGCACCTGGACACCCTGGAGCAGTTGCTGGAGAGCAACCAGGATGCGATCTGCGAGGCGATCAACCGGGATTTTGGCAATCGCTGTGCCCAGGAGACCAAGCTCGCTGAGATCTCGATGCTACTGGGCAACATCGCCTACGTTAAAAAGCATCTCAAGGGCTGGGTGAAACCGCAGAAGCGCCACGTGGGGCTGGGATTTTTGGGGGCCAAAAACCAGGTTATTCCCCAGCCCAAAGGGGTGATCGGGGTGGTTGCTCCCTGGAACTATCCCCTGCAGCTGACCGTGGGCCCGGCCATCTTTGCCCTGGCGGCGGGTAACCGGGTGATCATCAAGATGGCGGCTAACTCACAGAACCTGTGCCGCCTGATGGATGAACTTACCGCCAAGGTGTTCGACGAATCGGTGCTGGCCTTCGTGCCCGGCGTTTCTGCCGGCGAGTTTACCGCCCGCCCTTGGGACCACCTGGTGTTTACCGGCTCGCCGGAGACCGGCAAGACAGTGATGGAGACCGCCGCCCGCTACCTGACCCCCGTGACCCTGGAACTGGGGGGCAAGTCCCCCACCATCGTGGCGCCCGATTTTGACCTGCGCACAGCCGCCGAGCGCATGCTGTTCGGTAAGTTGCTGAACGCCGGCCAGACCTGCACCGCCCCTGACTACCTGTTCCTGCCAAGGGGTTCGGTGGATGAGTTTATTGGTCATGCCAAGGCGATCGTGGCCGAACGCTACGGCCGTGCCGACTCCGGCGACTACACCTCCATCATTGACGGTAAGGCGTTCAGCCGTCTCTGCTCAACCCTGGAGGATGCCACCGCCAAGGGGGCCAAGACGGTGCCTCTGACCCAGGGTGACACCCCCAACCCCGAGACCCGCAAGTTGCCGCCCCAGATCGTTCTCGATGTGACTGCGGAGATGGTGATCATGCAGGACGAGATCTTCGGCCCCCTGCTGCCCATCAAGCCTTACGACAGCATCGACGAGGTGATCGACTACATCAACGCCAACGAACGTCCGCTGGCCCTCTACCTGTTCAGCAACAACAAGGCGCTGCAGGAGAAGGTGGTCTACAACACTGTGTCCGGCGGTGTCTCTGTAAACGATACCCTGCTGCACGTGGCGCAGCACGACATGCCCTTTGGAGGTATCGGCAACAGCGGCATGGGCCACTACCACGGCAAGGAGGGCTTTATCGAGTTCTCCAAGCTGCGCCCGGTGTTCAAGCAGGCACGCAACTCCGGCATTCTGATGCTGGCTCCCCCCTACGGCCCGCGCTTCGAGAAGCTGATGAAGCTGATGATCCGCTTCCGTCTGTAA
- a CDS encoding glycerol dehydrogenase: MSEANPSSTEIRQPAPQGATRIFGSPGRYVQAAGLIDRAAEVISTLKVARCAILCSARSQRNEALRLQASLHGAGIETRIATFGGECSLREIEQQVAFLRDDTQPVDALIALGGGKTIDAGKSIAYRLQVPSIVMPTLASNDAPCSAISVIYTPEGVTESFEVFEQSPALVLVDTAIIAEAPARFLVAGIGDAMATWYEARACQRNPAGITPFGVRPTLAGTALAEVSARALFDYSTLAVQAVESRRVNEALEHIVEANTLLSGLGFESGGIAAAHAVAQAFTLLEEVDHNYLHGEMVAYGVLTQLLLEGDQTEAERVGRLFAAVGLPVNLAQLGLEATDSQSLATVVEATLGFPFIGNMPLEITAEQVQQSLLAVDQLGTRLMTELGDLPYARLHGAE; the protein is encoded by the coding sequence ATGTCTGAAGCCAACCCGTCCAGCACTGAAATCCGGCAGCCAGCCCCCCAGGGCGCCACCCGTATCTTTGGGTCGCCGGGTCGCTACGTGCAGGCCGCCGGTTTAATCGACCGCGCCGCCGAGGTGATCAGCACCCTCAAGGTGGCGCGCTGCGCCATCCTCTGCAGCGCACGCAGCCAGCGCAACGAAGCGCTGCGTTTGCAGGCCAGCCTGCATGGCGCGGGAATCGAGACCCGCATCGCCACCTTCGGCGGCGAGTGTTCCCTGCGGGAGATTGAACAGCAGGTGGCCTTCCTGCGCGACGACACCCAGCCAGTGGATGCCTTGATCGCCCTGGGGGGCGGCAAGACCATCGACGCCGGCAAGTCGATCGCCTATCGGTTGCAGGTGCCGAGTATTGTGATGCCAACCCTGGCCTCCAACGACGCCCCCTGCTCGGCGATCTCGGTGATCTACACCCCGGAAGGGGTGACCGAAAGCTTCGAGGTATTTGAGCAGAGCCCGGCGTTGGTATTGGTGGATACCGCCATCATCGCCGAGGCGCCGGCCCGTTTCCTGGTGGCCGGTATCGGTGATGCCATGGCCACCTGGTATGAGGCGCGCGCCTGCCAGCGCAATCCCGCCGGCATTACCCCCTTCGGTGTCCGCCCCACCCTGGCCGGTACCGCACTGGCCGAGGTGAGTGCGAGGGCGCTGTTCGATTACAGCACCCTCGCGGTGCAGGCGGTCGAGTCCCGCCGGGTAAACGAGGCCCTGGAACATATCGTGGAAGCCAACACCCTGCTCAGCGGACTGGGCTTCGAGAGTGGCGGTATTGCCGCTGCCCACGCGGTCGCCCAGGCCTTTACCCTGCTGGAAGAGGTCGATCACAACTACCTGCACGGTGAGATGGTGGCCTACGGTGTACTGACCCAGCTGTTGCTGGAGGGTGACCAGACTGAGGCCGAGCGGGTAGGGCGCCTGTTTGCCGCAGTGGGGCTGCCGGTCAATCTGGCCCAGCTGGGTCTGGAGGCCACGGACAGCCAGTCGCTTGCCACGGTGGTTGAAGCCACCCTGGGCTTCCCCTTTATCGGCAATATGCCGCTGGAGATCACGGCCGAGCAGGTGCAGCAGTCCCTGCTGGCAGTAGACCAGCTGGGCACCCGCCTGATGACAGAACTGGGGGATCTCCCCTACGCACGATTGCATGGAGCCGAGTAA
- a CDS encoding HupE/UreJ family protein, producing MLKTSFRLLLALLLLGATPLLAHESRPLYLQVEELPAATGSYRYHLQLKIPPSVEAANTPFLRLPEHCRRDGPGAQALALCSQPLTGQTLIVDYPRFNPSIATLIRVSLASGERHQTLLAPGETHWQLPAQRTSGDLMGKYAYLGVVHILEGWDHLLFLLCLLLIAGTLKRTLVTVSGFTLAHSLTLALTTLGLLRIPIPPVEAVIALSILFLAAEISRDRRDTLAWRHPVVVSLLFGLIHGFGFASVLGEVGLPQREIGTALLFFNLGVELGQLLFVALVMALFAGLRRWRAFPLARAQQLLIYGVGSLAAFWTLQRIAGF from the coding sequence ATGTTGAAAACCAGCTTTAGGCTCCTGCTCGCCCTGTTGCTGTTGGGGGCCACCCCCCTACTGGCCCACGAGAGCCGCCCCCTCTACCTGCAGGTTGAGGAACTGCCCGCGGCGACGGGTAGCTACCGTTACCACCTTCAACTGAAGATTCCCCCTTCGGTAGAGGCAGCCAATACCCCGTTTCTGCGCCTGCCCGAGCACTGTCGGCGCGACGGTCCCGGGGCGCAGGCCCTCGCCCTCTGCAGCCAGCCCCTGACGGGGCAGACCCTGATCGTCGACTACCCCCGCTTCAACCCCTCCATCGCCACCCTGATCCGGGTCAGCCTGGCTTCGGGGGAGCGCCACCAGACGCTGCTGGCACCGGGCGAAACCCACTGGCAGCTACCGGCCCAGCGTACCTCCGGCGACCTTATGGGGAAGTACGCCTATCTCGGGGTTGTCCATATTCTGGAGGGGTGGGACCACCTGCTGTTTCTGCTCTGCCTGCTGTTGATCGCCGGCACCCTCAAACGCACCCTGGTCACCGTCTCCGGGTTTACCCTGGCCCACTCGCTCACGCTGGCGCTGACCACCCTGGGGCTGCTGCGTATCCCGATCCCGCCGGTTGAGGCGGTCATTGCCCTCAGTATTCTCTTCCTGGCCGCCGAAATCAGCCGCGACCGCCGCGATACACTCGCCTGGCGCCACCCGGTGGTGGTATCGCTGTTGTTCGGCCTGATCCACGGCTTCGGTTTCGCCTCCGTACTGGGCGAAGTGGGGTTACCCCAACGGGAGATCGGTACCGCCCTGCTCTTTTTTAACCTCGGGGTCGAGCTGGGACAGCTGCTCTTTGTCGCCCTGGTAATGGCGCTTTTTGCCGGCCTTCGCCGCTGGCGCGCCTTCCCTTTGGCACGGGCGCAGCAATTGCTGATCTACGGCGTCGGCAGCCTGGCCGCCTTCTGGACCCTGCAGCGGATCGCCGGTTTCTAG
- a CDS encoding peptidyl-prolyl cis-trans isomerase, translated as MIVRLMRDPLLHFLLLGALVFAGYQWIKPANSRLDANTIVVDRNALLTFIQYRSKAFEPQLAERRLDALTPGDREALVRDFIKEEALYREARALGMIDNDYIVRRRSVQKLEFIAQGLAANAVEVEPRALADFFESRHQDYYEAPSLTFTHVYFNADKRGREAARTAAVALLAELNREGVAFADAPRYGDRYLYHRNYVERTPDFIASHFGAGFGQRLDTLSPGPRWQGPIASDQGEHLVLIREHQAGRLPALEEIRPRVEQDYRQWQQQTQQALAIQKIVDQYHVENQL; from the coding sequence ATGATTGTGCGTTTAATGCGTGACCCTCTGCTGCATTTCCTGCTCCTGGGCGCTCTGGTGTTCGCCGGCTACCAGTGGATAAAGCCGGCAAACAGCCGGCTGGATGCCAACACCATCGTGGTGGATCGTAACGCCCTGCTGACCTTTATCCAGTACCGTTCCAAAGCGTTTGAGCCCCAGCTGGCCGAGCGCCGGCTGGACGCCCTGACACCCGGCGACCGGGAGGCCCTGGTGCGGGACTTCATCAAGGAGGAGGCACTTTACCGCGAAGCCCGGGCACTGGGCATGATCGACAACGACTACATCGTGCGCCGCCGTTCGGTGCAAAAGCTGGAGTTTATCGCCCAGGGGCTGGCGGCCAACGCGGTCGAGGTGGAGCCCCGGGCGCTGGCCGACTTCTTCGAGAGTCGCCACCAGGACTACTACGAAGCCCCCTCCCTGACCTTCACCCACGTCTACTTCAACGCCGACAAGCGTGGGCGCGAAGCCGCGCGGACGGCGGCCGTGGCCCTGCTCGCCGAGCTCAACCGCGAGGGGGTGGCCTTCGCCGATGCTCCCCGCTACGGCGACCGCTACCTCTACCACCGCAACTACGTAGAGCGCACCCCCGACTTTATCGCCAGCCATTTTGGCGCAGGGTTCGGGCAGCGACTGGACACCCTCTCCCCCGGCCCCCGCTGGCAGGGACCCATCGCCTCCGACCAGGGGGAACACCTGGTGCTGATCCGCGAGCATCAAGCCGGCCGCCTACCAGCGCTGGAGGAGATCCGACCCCGTGTCGAGCAGGATTACCGCCAATGGCAACAGCAAACACAGCAGGCCCTGGCCATCCAGAAGATCGTGGATCAGTACCATGTTGAAAACCAGCTTTAG
- a CDS encoding DUF3604 domain-containing protein has product MKKIALGLVTLAGLSAHPSLAAPTQLFWGDTHLHTSYSGDAYGMGNESADPDTAYRFAKGQPVIHPFNRVRVQLKRPLDFLVVADHAEYMGVMQLIEENSALLTDTETGQRLLQLMADKGGKGVYYDLAGTVVKGKPYPELLTSQVREPIWNRIIEAAESNNEPGKFTSFIGWEWSSMPGGANLHRIVFTNKGGEAARQFLPYSSMDSNRPEDFWSWLDKTSTATGADFVAITHNSNISNGLMFNDLDSDGHPISASYARTRMRWEPVAEITQVKGDSETHPSVSPKDPFADFETFDHVMTFGADQQTEVDQVSNFARSGLKRGLEIEAKTGANPFKFGMIGSTDSHTGLSTASEPNFWGKFGLDSIPENKDKETTPHADGWSMSAAGMVAVWAEQNTRESLFAAFKRKEVYATTGPRMQVRLFGGFDFTASDATANDLAEIGYRKGVPMGGDLVRAPKGKAPSFLIQAVKDPQGANLDRVQVVKGWLDKEGNSQEQVFNVALSDEREDRGADTQPVGNTVDLKTGYYSNSIGATELVTVWQDPSFDPDQRAFYYLRVLQIPTPRHTMLDAVALGRSQEELNYPAVIQERGYSSPIWYTP; this is encoded by the coding sequence ATGAAAAAAATAGCCCTTGGCCTGGTCACCCTGGCCGGACTCAGCGCCCACCCCTCACTCGCTGCCCCCACCCAACTCTTCTGGGGTGACACCCACCTGCACACCTCCTACTCTGGTGATGCGTACGGGATGGGTAATGAGAGTGCCGACCCCGACACCGCCTACCGCTTTGCCAAGGGGCAGCCGGTGATCCACCCTTTTAACCGGGTACGGGTACAGCTCAAGCGCCCACTGGATTTCCTGGTGGTCGCTGACCACGCTGAGTACATGGGGGTGATGCAGCTGATCGAGGAGAACAGCGCACTGCTCACCGACACTGAAACCGGCCAGAGATTGCTGCAGTTAATGGCCGACAAAGGTGGCAAGGGCGTCTATTACGACCTGGCCGGGACCGTCGTCAAAGGCAAGCCCTACCCCGAACTGTTGACTTCCCAGGTGCGAGAGCCGATCTGGAACCGCATTATCGAGGCCGCCGAAAGCAACAACGAACCGGGCAAATTTACCTCCTTTATCGGCTGGGAGTGGTCCTCCATGCCCGGCGGTGCCAACCTGCACCGTATCGTCTTTACCAACAAGGGGGGCGAGGCAGCCAGGCAGTTTCTGCCCTATTCCTCTATGGACAGTAATCGACCGGAGGACTTCTGGAGCTGGCTCGACAAGACCTCCACCGCCACAGGCGCAGACTTTGTCGCCATCACCCATAACTCCAACATCAGCAACGGGCTGATGTTTAATGACCTCGATAGCGACGGTCACCCCATCAGCGCCAGCTACGCGCGAACCCGCATGCGCTGGGAACCGGTGGCCGAAATCACCCAGGTCAAGGGCGACTCCGAAACCCATCCCAGCGTATCACCCAAGGACCCCTTCGCCGACTTCGAAACCTTTGATCACGTGATGACCTTCGGTGCCGACCAACAGACCGAAGTGGACCAGGTGAGCAACTTCGCCCGAAGCGGCCTTAAGCGGGGACTGGAGATCGAAGCCAAAACCGGGGCCAACCCCTTCAAGTTCGGCATGATCGGTTCCACCGACTCCCATACTGGCCTCAGCACCGCCAGCGAGCCCAACTTCTGGGGCAAATTCGGGCTGGATTCCATCCCCGAAAACAAGGACAAGGAGACCACCCCCCACGCCGATGGCTGGAGCATGTCCGCCGCGGGGATGGTCGCAGTGTGGGCCGAACAGAACACCCGTGAATCCCTGTTCGCCGCCTTCAAGCGCAAGGAGGTGTACGCCACCACCGGGCCGCGCATGCAGGTACGCCTGTTTGGCGGCTTTGATTTCACAGCCAGCGATGCCACCGCCAATGACCTGGCCGAAATCGGTTATCGCAAGGGGGTTCCCATGGGCGGCGACTTGGTCAGGGCGCCGAAAGGCAAAGCCCCCTCCTTCCTGATTCAAGCGGTCAAGGACCCGCAAGGAGCCAACCTGGACCGGGTACAGGTGGTCAAGGGCTGGCTGGACAAGGAGGGTAATAGCCAGGAGCAGGTCTTTAACGTGGCCCTCTCCGACGAGCGGGAAGATCGCGGTGCCGATACCCAGCCGGTGGGCAATACCGTCGACCTCAAAACCGGTTATTACAGCAACAGCATCGGCGCCACCGAGCTGGTCACTGTCTGGCAGGACCCCTCCTTCGATCCGGACCAACGCGCCTTCTACTACCTGCGCGTGCTGCAGATCCCAACGCCCCGCCACACCATGCTGGACGCGGTGGCACTGGGTCGCTCCCAGGAGGAGCTGAACTACCCGGCGGTGATCCAGGAGCGGGGGTACTCCTCTCCGATCTGGTACACCCCCTGA
- a CDS encoding NAD(P)/FAD-dependent oxidoreductase translates to MKPYDVIIIGAGASGLMCARVAGARGRRVLVLDKSNKAGKKILLSGGGRCNFTNLDVSANNYLGDNPHFCKSALSRFTQWDFISMVASHGIPWHERDHGQLFCDDSAKAILAMLLEECRSAGVEIRTGCSIEQISHQQPFQLTTSQGSFSASSLVVATGGLSFPTMGASGFGYEIARQFGHQVTDTRAGLVPFTFSDQLKGLCERLSGTAIPATLTCGQARFTEALLFTHRGMSGPAVLQISNYWQPGQRVTLDLLPSEEAPALLRGLKQEHPKSLLRTLLARHLPKALVAELEGLWWSELGETPMAQIPDRRLQQIGEQLNGWSLKPSGTEGYRTAEVTLGGVNSNELSSKTMESQRQPGLYFIGEVVDVTGWLGGYNFQWAWASGHAAGEVV, encoded by the coding sequence GTGAAGCCATACGACGTCATTATCATCGGAGCCGGTGCCTCCGGCCTGATGTGTGCCCGGGTTGCCGGCGCCCGTGGTCGGCGCGTGCTGGTGCTCGACAAGAGCAACAAGGCGGGCAAGAAGATCCTGCTCTCCGGCGGCGGGCGCTGCAACTTCACCAACCTGGATGTCAGCGCCAACAACTACCTGGGTGACAACCCGCACTTCTGCAAGTCCGCCCTCAGCCGCTTTACCCAGTGGGACTTTATCTCCATGGTCGCAAGCCACGGCATCCCCTGGCACGAACGAGACCACGGCCAGCTGTTTTGCGACGACAGCGCCAAGGCGATTCTGGCCATGCTGCTGGAGGAGTGCCGCAGCGCGGGGGTGGAGATCCGCACTGGCTGCTCTATAGAACAGATAAGCCATCAGCAGCCGTTCCAGCTCACCACCAGCCAGGGTTCATTCAGCGCCTCCTCACTGGTGGTCGCCACCGGCGGCCTCTCCTTCCCCACCATGGGGGCGAGCGGTTTCGGCTACGAGATCGCCCGCCAGTTTGGCCACCAGGTCACGGACACCCGTGCGGGGCTGGTCCCCTTTACCTTCAGCGACCAGCTCAAGGGGCTGTGCGAGCGCCTCTCCGGCACTGCCATTCCAGCGACCCTCACCTGCGGCCAGGCACGCTTCACCGAGGCCCTGCTTTTTACCCACCGCGGCATGAGTGGACCCGCCGTATTGCAGATCTCCAACTACTGGCAACCGGGGCAAAGGGTCACCCTGGACCTGCTGCCATCGGAGGAGGCCCCCGCATTGCTGCGGGGGCTGAAGCAGGAGCACCCCAAGAGCCTGCTGCGCACCCTGCTCGCCCGTCACCTCCCCAAGGCGCTGGTCGCCGAGCTGGAAGGGCTCTGGTGGAGCGAGTTGGGGGAAACTCCCATGGCCCAGATTCCCGACCGCCGCCTGCAGCAGATTGGCGAGCAACTCAACGGCTGGTCACTGAAGCCCTCTGGCACCGAGGGCTACCGCACCGCCGAGGTGACCCTGGGGGGGGTCAACAGCAACGAGCTCTCCTCCAAAACCATGGAGAGCCAGCGCCAGCCCGGCCTCTACTTCATTGGCGAGGTGGTGGATGTAACCGGCTGGCTGGGCGGCTACAACTTCCAGTGGGCCTGGGCCTCGGGTCACGCGGCGGGTGAGGTGGTGTAA